From Bacteroidales bacterium, a single genomic window includes:
- the murD gene encoding UDP-N-acetylmuramoyl-L-alanine--D-glutamate ligase, with the protein MIDLIKEKIKGKKILILGYGREGESTYCFFKKYFPNVKLAIADKNANAFESIKNEKIKFYSGDRYLEAILEYDLIFKTPGVSLNHVNFKFDKNTITSQTDIFLECYHRQIIGITGTKGKSTTSSLIYHIMKLYTDDVLLVGNIGVPPFNVFEQIRSTTCIVYELSSHQLEYIHKAPHISILLSIFQEHLDYYKSFEDYKQAKFNIFRFQEAYDYFIYDADDKASREFIKSQEYADNCYTFSLKNKCNFGCYVLDGSIFFSEDGDAYPIYDIYQERKLKGSHNLLNIMAAICACKLYGIPDNNIIEGVNFFKGLEHRIEYVGNFNRIDYYNDSIATIPEATIEAIKTLEDVNTVILGGYDRGVDYSYLVDYLIKSSVKNIIFMGKAGERMYQMISKKKPNKNLIIADSLEDAVTVAKQKTVKDGICLLSPAASSYDSFRNFEERGEVYKKIVKSVL; encoded by the coding sequence ATGATTGATTTGATAAAAGAAAAAATTAAAGGAAAAAAAATATTAATTCTCGGTTACGGCAGGGAAGGGGAATCGACATATTGTTTTTTTAAAAAATATTTTCCTAATGTGAAGTTGGCGATAGCCGATAAAAATGCAAATGCTTTTGAAAGTATAAAAAATGAAAAGATAAAATTTTACTCAGGCGACAGGTATCTTGAAGCAATACTGGAATATGATTTGATTTTTAAAACCCCGGGTGTTTCGCTGAATCATGTTAATTTTAAATTTGATAAGAACACAATTACTTCACAAACGGATATTTTTCTGGAATGTTATCATCGTCAAATTATTGGAATTACAGGAACTAAAGGAAAAAGCACAACTTCATCATTAATTTATCACATCATGAAATTATATACTGATGATGTGCTATTAGTTGGGAATATTGGTGTGCCTCCCTTTAATGTTTTTGAACAGATTCGTTCAACAACATGTATTGTTTATGAATTGTCATCGCATCAACTGGAGTACATTCATAAAGCCCCGCATATTTCAATATTGCTGAGTATTTTCCAGGAACACCTTGATTATTATAAAAGCTTCGAAGATTATAAGCAGGCAAAATTTAACATTTTCAGATTCCAGGAAGCTTATGATTATTTTATTTATGATGCCGATGATAAAGCATCGAGAGAGTTTATAAAATCGCAGGAATATGCTGATAACTGTTATACTTTTTCCTTAAAAAATAAATGCAACTTTGGTTGTTATGTTCTTGATGGAAGTATATTTTTCAGCGAAGACGGTGATGCATACCCGATTTATGATATTTACCAGGAACGAAAACTGAAAGGCAGCCACAACCTGCTTAACATTATGGCCGCTATTTGCGCCTGTAAACTATATGGTATTCCTGATAACAATATTATTGAAGGTGTGAATTTCTTTAAGGGTCTGGAGCATCGTATTGAATACGTAGGTAATTTTAACAGGATCGATTATTATAACGATTCCATTGCAACGATTCCTGAAGCAACCATTGAAGCCATTAAAACGCTTGAAGATGTGAATACCGTTATTCTTGGAGGTTATGACAGGGGTGTTGACTATTCATATCTTGTAGATTATTTGATAAAATCATCAGTGAAAAATATTATTTTTATGGGAAAAGCCGGTGAAAGAATGTATCAGATGATTTCAAAGAAAAAACCCAATAAAAATTTAATTATTGCCGATTCGCTTGAAGATGCTGTAACTGTTGCAAAGCAAAAGACAGTAAAAGATGGAATTTGTCTGCTTTCACCTGCCGCTTCGAGTTATGACAGTTTTAGAAATTTTGAAGAAAGGGGAGAGGTATATAAAAAAATAGTGAAAAGCGTTTTATAA
- a CDS encoding YqgE/AlgH family protein produces MNPANIKPAQGTLLISEPFLKDFYFRRSVVLLAEHDENGSFGLIINKPLEIKLNEVIVDFPEFDADVYLGGPVKTDSLFVLHTIGNKIPNSLKIIEGLYWGGDINTIKKLVEEKKINKKQIRFFIGYSGWDPDQLNNELKENSWVIKKLKSEKILKEPPAEMWKNLIISLGDEYSTWLNYPLDPMMN; encoded by the coding sequence ATGAATCCAGCTAATATAAAACCGGCACAAGGCACCTTATTAATATCGGAGCCTTTTTTAAAAGATTTTTATTTCAGAAGATCTGTAGTTCTGCTTGCAGAACATGATGAAAATGGTTCTTTTGGACTGATTATAAACAAACCACTTGAAATAAAACTAAATGAGGTAATAGTTGATTTTCCTGAATTTGATGCGGATGTATATCTTGGCGGGCCTGTAAAAACTGATAGTTTATTTGTACTACATACTATCGGAAATAAAATACCTAACAGTTTGAAAATAATTGAAGGCCTTTACTGGGGCGGTGATATCAACACTATTAAAAAATTAGTAGAAGAAAAAAAGATAAACAAAAAACAAATTCGTTTTTTTATTGGTTATTCAGGTTGGGATCCAGACCAGCTTAACAATGAACTAAAAGAAAATTCCTGGGTAATTAAAAAACTAAAATCAGAAAAAATTTTAAAAGAGCCTCCTGCAGAAATGTGGAAAAACCTGATTATTTCTTTAGGCGATGAGTATTCAACATGGCTCAATTATCCACTCGACCCAATGATGAATTAA
- a CDS encoding serine acetyltransferase: protein MTEKNNYKNIIDEVVFQLNSEKYNFLQHRSVHDASMPSIESLNTLMLNMKRVLFPGYFGHSEVEAETMSYYIGANLDIINRILTEQIKRGLCFDCTDGKRYCTDCDKQAKELSTQFLKKLPHIKQLLATDVVAAYNGDPAAKSYGEAIFCYPSIIALTYYRIAHELFKLNVPLIPRIITEMSHSLTGIDIHPGADINEYFFIDHGTGVVIGETTIIGKNVRLYQGVTLGAKSFPLDENGKPIKGIARHPIVEDDVIIYSNSTILGRVTIGKGSVIGGNMWITQDVPVNAKILQKK, encoded by the coding sequence ATGACAGAAAAAAATAATTATAAAAATATTATTGATGAAGTTGTGTTCCAACTGAATTCTGAAAAATATAATTTTCTTCAGCATCGCTCTGTTCACGATGCATCCATGCCTTCTATCGAAAGCTTGAACACTTTAATGTTAAACATGAAAAGAGTATTGTTTCCCGGTTATTTTGGGCATTCAGAAGTGGAGGCAGAAACAATGAGCTATTACATAGGAGCAAACCTTGATATAATAAACAGGATACTTACTGAACAAATAAAAAGAGGATTATGCTTTGATTGCACTGATGGAAAAAGGTATTGCACCGACTGTGATAAACAAGCAAAAGAGTTGTCAACACAATTCCTTAAAAAGCTTCCGCATATAAAACAATTGTTAGCTACCGATGTGGTAGCGGCATACAATGGTGATCCTGCAGCTAAAAGTTATGGGGAAGCAATTTTTTGTTATCCCAGTATTATTGCTTTAACTTATTACCGTATTGCACATGAGCTTTTTAAATTGAATGTTCCTTTGATCCCCAGGATTATAACAGAGATGTCTCATTCATTAACAGGAATAGATATTCATCCGGGTGCTGATATTAATGAATACTTTTTTATTGATCATGGAACCGGTGTTGTAATTGGTGAAACAACTATAATTGGTAAAAATGTAAGACTTTATCAAGGTGTAACACTTGGAGCGAAAAGTTTTCCGTTAGATGAAAATGGCAAGCCTATCAAAGGAATTGCACGACATCCGATAGTAGAAGATGATGTGATTATTTATTCTAATTCAACAATACTGGGAAGAGTTACTATTGGAAAAGGTTCCGTAATAGGTGGGAATATGTGGATAACACAGGATGTTCCGGTTAATGCAAAAATATTACAGAAAAAATAA
- the cysK gene encoding cysteine synthase A produces MKAAKNILELIGNTPLVKVNKISEGCVAEIFAKLEFYNPSSSVKDRIANAMITDAEQKGLINKNTVIVEPTSGNTGIGLAMVCAVKGYKLILTMPESMSEERRKLFKGFGAELVLTPSEKGMNGAVEIAKEIVSGNENSFMPMQFSSKANPEIHRITTAKEIWNDTDGKIDIFVSGVGTGGTITGVAEVIKKRKPGIKIIAVEPLSSPVISGGKAGRHAIQGIGAGFIPEILNTEIIDEIVSVSDDEAIKTAQMLIKEEGILCGISSGANAYAALQVAGRIENKGKIVVFMVCDTAERYLSTSLFL; encoded by the coding sequence TTGAAAGCAGCAAAAAATATATTGGAATTAATTGGAAATACACCATTGGTAAAGGTGAATAAGATTTCCGAAGGATGCGTTGCTGAAATATTTGCTAAGCTCGAATTTTATAATCCTTCTTCATCAGTGAAAGACAGGATCGCAAATGCCATGATAACTGATGCAGAGCAAAAAGGATTGATAAATAAAAACACCGTAATAGTTGAGCCTACCAGTGGTAATACCGGTATTGGGCTTGCTATGGTTTGTGCAGTAAAAGGGTATAAGCTGATACTTACCATGCCTGAAAGTATGAGTGAAGAACGAAGAAAATTATTTAAAGGTTTTGGCGCAGAATTGGTGTTGACGCCTTCTGAAAAGGGCATGAATGGTGCTGTTGAGATAGCAAAAGAAATTGTATCTGGAAATGAAAATAGTTTTATGCCGATGCAATTCAGCAGCAAAGCCAATCCCGAAATTCACAGGATTACCACTGCTAAAGAAATATGGAACGACACTGATGGTAAAATTGATATTTTTGTTTCTGGTGTTGGCACAGGTGGAACCATTACTGGTGTAGCAGAAGTAATAAAAAAAAGAAAACCAGGTATAAAAATTATTGCAGTTGAACCTTTATCATCTCCTGTAATTTCGGGTGGAAAAGCCGGACGTCATGCTATACAGGGAATAGGTGCAGGGTTTATTCCTGAAATTTTAAATACAGAAATTATTGATGAAATAGTTTCCGTTAGTGATGACGAAGCCATTAAAACTGCACAAATGCTGATAAAAGAAGAAGGAATACTTTGCGGTATATCATCAGGTGCAAATGCTTATGCTGCTTTGCAGGTTGCCGGAAGGATTGAAAATAAAGGTAAGATAGTGGTTTTTATGGTTTGCGATACAGCCGAAAGATATTTAAGTACATCACTTTTTTTATAA
- a CDS encoding YihY/virulence factor BrkB family protein produces MKRLKKYIVWIYHFLTHDIWHIRLEDLPKAKSFLLKQLRIIVIAFRGFKEDECPLRASALTYYALMSIVPIFAMAFAIAKGFGFEQMLEEQITKNFTGEKEIIETVLGFANKLIEETQGGLIAGIGLIILIWSVMEMFGEMEESFNEIWEQKESRSFIRKFSDYFAIMLIAPILIILSSSATVFVSSTVNSMSNEYAIIGYVGPFISFLLNWTPFFIAWFLFTMLYMVIPNTKVKFTSALYGGVIAGTIYQLAQMGYIVLQLELIDINAVYGSFAALPLLFVWLRVSWISLLLGVEISYAHQNVHKFQYDIDISQISGYNKRLLSLLITHHLIKNFAKGLKPLTDAELSQHLAVPVRVIRRILYDLVGCGILSELKTQNEKETAYQPATDIHKMTIQYVVEKLDEHCEVDVKIHSSQALKDISESMKTFTETIAQSSSNKLLMEI; encoded by the coding sequence ATGAAAAGGCTTAAAAAATATATTGTTTGGATATATCATTTTCTCACTCATGATATCTGGCACATCAGGCTTGAAGATTTGCCTAAGGCGAAATCGTTTTTATTAAAACAACTTCGGATTATAGTTATTGCATTCAGAGGGTTTAAAGAAGATGAGTGCCCGTTAAGGGCGTCGGCTCTGACTTATTATGCACTAATGTCAATAGTGCCTATTTTCGCTATGGCATTTGCAATTGCAAAAGGATTTGGATTTGAGCAGATGCTTGAAGAGCAGATCACCAAGAATTTTACCGGTGAAAAAGAAATTATTGAAACTGTTCTGGGCTTTGCAAATAAATTAATAGAAGAGACCCAGGGAGGATTGATTGCCGGAATTGGATTAATCATTTTGATATGGTCTGTTATGGAAATGTTTGGCGAGATGGAAGAATCGTTCAATGAAATATGGGAACAAAAAGAATCTCGTAGTTTTATCCGTAAGTTCAGCGATTATTTTGCCATTATGTTAATTGCTCCTATCCTCATTATTTTATCAAGCAGCGCTACTGTTTTTGTTTCATCAACAGTAAATAGCATGTCGAATGAATACGCTATTATTGGATACGTGGGGCCTTTTATTTCATTCCTGTTAAACTGGACACCATTTTTCATAGCGTGGTTTTTATTCACAATGCTTTACATGGTGATTCCTAATACAAAAGTTAAGTTTACTTCTGCTTTATATGGAGGTGTAATTGCCGGAACCATTTATCAGCTTGCACAAATGGGATACATTGTTCTGCAATTGGAACTGATAGATATTAACGCGGTATATGGAAGTTTTGCTGCATTGCCACTTTTATTTGTTTGGTTGAGGGTAAGCTGGATTTCATTATTGTTAGGTGTTGAAATTTCGTATGCTCATCAAAACGTTCATAAATTTCAATATGATATCGATATTTCTCAAATTAGTGGATATAACAAGAGGTTGTTATCTCTTCTAATCACACATCATTTGATAAAAAATTTTGCTAAAGGATTAAAACCTCTTACTGATGCTGAATTGTCGCAACACCTGGCAGTACCTGTAAGAGTTATTCGTCGCATATTATACGATTTGGTCGGATGCGGAATTTTGTCGGAATTAAAAACACAAAATGAAAAAGAAACTGCATACCAACCGGCTACTGATATTCACAAGATGACTATTCAATACGTAGTTGAAAAGCTTGATGAACATTGCGAGGTGGATGTCAAGATTCATTCGTCCCAGGCTTTAAAAGATATTAGTGAATCAATGAAAACTTTTACAGAAACTATAGCACAAAGCTCTTCGAATAAACTTTTGATGGAAATATAA
- the citF gene encoding citrate lyase subunit alpha, whose translation MAAKFVKNAIGRLVPTEVNGKPQIPYMGVGKYIPTGHKYAPLIASCANYPADGNKLVPTLKDALKKAGLKDGMVISTHHHFRNGDVIAEQIFDIAAEMGIKNLTWVPSASFECHSPLIKYLENGVIHHIEGSMNGALGRFTSAGKMKGMGILRSHGGRYQSIQDGEVVIDITVIAAPTADYFGNATGDRGPAACGLLGFALADSQYANKVIVVTDNLVPFPCIPWQIHGNYVDYVVQVDKVGIHEKIVSGTTEITKSPDRLLLAEMTAKFCDEAGIIQNGFSFQAGAGGTALSIGIYFADILRERGMKARFARGGSNKYLVKMLEDGLVDYILDGQTFDLEGVRSMRENRNHLNTSPFTSYNYHGKGNFASMVDVVILGATEVDLNYNANVVTHSDGVLLHGIGGWQNCIFSKCTILPIPLFRDRIPVIRDEVTTICGPGELIDVIVTERGIAINPLRKDLIQKLKGSSLPIKTIKQLKEEAEEICGKPDKAEYTDNPVAVVKWVDGTVIDTVWQIRQ comes from the coding sequence ATGGCTGCAAAATTTGTAAAAAATGCTATAGGACGCCTTGTTCCTACCGAAGTAAATGGAAAGCCTCAAATCCCATACATGGGAGTTGGTAAATATATTCCTACGGGTCATAAATATGCACCACTTATTGCCAGTTGTGCTAATTATCCTGCTGATGGAAACAAATTGGTGCCAACTTTAAAAGATGCATTAAAAAAAGCCGGGTTGAAAGATGGTATGGTCATATCAACACATCATCATTTCAGGAATGGCGATGTGATTGCAGAACAAATTTTCGATATAGCTGCCGAGATGGGAATTAAAAACCTTACCTGGGTTCCTTCTGCTTCATTTGAATGTCATTCTCCACTTATTAAATATTTGGAAAATGGTGTGATTCATCATATCGAGGGAAGTATGAACGGTGCATTAGGACGTTTTACTTCTGCCGGAAAAATGAAAGGGATGGGAATTCTTCGTTCGCATGGCGGTCGTTATCAATCAATACAGGATGGTGAAGTGGTTATTGATATTACCGTGATTGCTGCACCAACAGCAGATTATTTTGGCAATGCTACCGGCGACCGGGGACCTGCTGCATGCGGACTTCTTGGGTTTGCTTTAGCAGATTCGCAATATGCCAATAAGGTTATAGTGGTAACCGATAATCTTGTTCCTTTTCCTTGCATACCATGGCAAATTCATGGTAACTACGTGGATTATGTTGTACAGGTTGACAAAGTAGGTATTCACGAAAAAATAGTTTCAGGAACTACTGAAATTACTAAAAGCCCGGATAGGCTTCTGCTTGCTGAAATGACTGCTAAGTTTTGTGATGAAGCAGGAATTATTCAAAATGGTTTTTCATTCCAGGCAGGAGCAGGTGGAACTGCACTTTCGATAGGAATTTATTTCGCCGATATTTTACGTGAACGTGGCATGAAAGCCCGCTTTGCACGTGGAGGCAGCAATAAATACCTGGTAAAAATGCTTGAAGATGGTTTAGTGGATTACATTCTTGATGGTCAGACTTTCGACCTTGAAGGTGTTCGATCTATGCGTGAAAACCGGAATCATTTAAATACAAGTCCATTCACCAGCTATAATTATCATGGAAAAGGAAACTTTGCTTCTATGGTTGATGTTGTAATTTTAGGCGCTACAGAAGTAGACCTTAATTATAATGCAAATGTTGTTACACATTCTGATGGTGTACTATTGCATGGTATAGGTGGTTGGCAGAATTGTATATTCTCAAAATGTACAATACTTCCTATTCCTTTATTCCGTGATCGTATTCCGGTTATTCGTGATGAAGTAACAACAATATGCGGTCCCGGTGAATTAATTGATGTAATCGTTACAGAACGAGGTATTGCTATCAATCCATTAAGAAAAGATTTAATACAAAAGTTAAAAGGTTCTTCATTGCCTATTAAAACAATCAAACAACTTAAAGAAGAAGCAGAGGAAATTTGCGGAAAACCTGATAAAGCAGAGTATACCGATAATCCTGTTGCTGTAGTTAAATGGGTTGACGGAACTGTAATTGATACAGTTTGGCAGATACGCCAATAA
- a CDS encoding aldolase/citrate lyase family protein, protein MTKTALVGNKGKGIRSDCHVSIELITKGGVDLKIESKVNVMFGKSIHKLATDILSFFEIKNAKILIEDSGALDFVIAARLEAAIKQVMDSDKEYLLPVLKQNQYQTEKDRFRFSRLYLPGNTPNLMINSGIHKPDGIILDLEDAVAPDKKFEASFVVRNALRSVDFYGVERMVRINQVPRGLDDLEFLIPHNVNLLLIPKCESAEQIQQVNKKIEDIKKKNKIKGNVWLMPIIESCLGVIKAFEIASSSENIVAMAIGLEDYTADLGTKRTSEGVESFYARSQVVNACRAAGIQPIDSVFSDVADMEGLKQNVLKSKALGFDGMGCIHPRQIRVIQENFGPDDSEIEKAKKIVNAFIEAGEKGLGVVSLGTKMIDPPVVKRAQRTINIAVKLGKLKSNWREV, encoded by the coding sequence TTGACAAAAACTGCATTAGTTGGCAATAAAGGAAAGGGAATACGTTCCGATTGTCATGTAAGCATTGAGCTAATAACCAAAGGTGGCGTTGACCTTAAAATAGAAAGTAAGGTTAACGTGATGTTTGGTAAAAGCATTCATAAATTAGCAACCGATATCCTTTCATTTTTTGAAATAAAAAATGCAAAAATACTTATAGAGGATTCAGGTGCGCTTGATTTCGTTATTGCTGCTAGACTTGAAGCTGCAATAAAACAAGTAATGGACTCTGATAAAGAATATTTATTACCTGTTCTTAAGCAAAATCAGTATCAGACAGAGAAAGACAGATTCCGGTTCTCCAGGTTATACTTACCAGGAAATACTCCAAACCTGATGATAAATTCCGGCATTCATAAACCTGACGGAATCATTCTTGATCTTGAAGATGCTGTTGCTCCTGATAAAAAGTTTGAAGCATCATTTGTTGTAAGAAATGCATTACGTTCTGTCGATTTTTATGGTGTGGAACGTATGGTTCGTATAAACCAGGTTCCTCGCGGGTTGGATGATTTGGAATTTTTAATTCCACATAACGTTAATCTCCTTCTTATTCCTAAATGTGAGAGTGCAGAGCAGATTCAACAGGTGAATAAAAAAATCGAAGATATCAAAAAGAAGAATAAAATTAAAGGAAACGTTTGGCTGATGCCAATTATTGAAAGTTGCCTGGGCGTTATAAAAGCATTTGAAATTGCTTCTTCTTCAGAAAATATAGTTGCTATGGCTATTGGATTGGAAGATTATACAGCAGATCTAGGCACTAAACGTACATCAGAAGGTGTCGAATCATTTTATGCACGTAGCCAGGTCGTGAATGCATGTCGTGCTGCAGGAATTCAACCGATAGATTCGGTGTTCTCTGATGTTGCTGATATGGAAGGACTGAAACAAAATGTATTGAAATCGAAGGCTCTTGGTTTTGATGGAATGGGTTGTATCCATCCTCGACAAATAAGGGTTATCCAGGAAAATTTTGGTCCGGATGATTCAGAAATTGAAAAAGCTAAAAAAATTGTAAATGCATTTATTGAAGCTGGAGAAAAAGGATTAGGTGTTGTTTCTCTCGGAACAAAAATGATCGATCCACCAGTTGTGAAAAGAGCTCAACGTACAATAAATATTGCTGTTAAATTAGGTAAACTAAAATCAAACTGGAGGGAAGTATAA
- a CDS encoding DUF5011 domain-containing protein has protein sequence MKKILLSVAALAFVFGVTLTSCTKDDVTAPVITLTGAATITLDLGDTYTDLGATATDAEDGDLTTSIVPTSTVNTSQVGMYTVKYNVTDAAGNAADEVTRTVYVRADKLVGTYNVSCVISSGPGAPGWDGTVTVTASSTDYNKLVIHNFAGWGDPVVATITVSGANITVPSQHPTGVPSGSEGTAAGTTGTYNGTTFKINTLNYTWTYDTGGIDVCAETWTKL, from the coding sequence ATGAAAAAAATTCTTTTATCTGTAGCAGCGTTAGCATTTGTATTTGGTGTTACGCTAACTTCATGTACAAAAGATGATGTAACAGCTCCAGTTATTACGTTAACAGGTGCAGCAACTATTACCTTAGACCTTGGTGATACATATACCGATTTAGGAGCAACAGCAACTGATGCAGAAGATGGTGATTTAACTACAAGCATTGTTCCAACCAGTACAGTTAACACAAGCCAGGTTGGAATGTATACAGTAAAATATAATGTTACTGACGCTGCCGGTAATGCAGCTGATGAAGTAACAAGAACTGTATATGTAAGAGCTGACAAATTAGTTGGTACATATAATGTAAGTTGTGTTATTTCTTCAGGTCCTGGTGCTCCAGGTTGGGATGGTACAGTAACCGTTACTGCATCCAGCACAGATTATAACAAACTGGTTATTCATAATTTTGCCGGATGGGGTGATCCTGTAGTAGCAACTATTACTGTAAGTGGAGCTAATATAACAGTTCCTTCACAACACCCAACTGGCGTTCCATCTGGAAGTGAAGGAACAGCAGCAGGTACAACCGGAACATATAATGGAACTACTTTCAAGATTAATACTCTTAATTACACTTGGACATATGATACAGGTGGTATTGATGTATGTGCTGAAACTTGGACAAAATTATAA
- a CDS encoding DUF5011 domain-containing protein: MKTLHVILSGIITISLFFIISCKDKNEDTTSPVITVNGNNPYTVRQGTTYSDPGATATDDTDGDITSKIVVINNVNTTDTGSYQVKYNVADNAGNAAEEKVRTVKVIFM; this comes from the coding sequence ATGAAAACATTACACGTGATCTTATCCGGTATTATAACTATTTCTTTATTCTTTATAATTTCGTGTAAAGATAAAAATGAAGATACCACTTCGCCTGTTATTACGGTGAATGGGAATAATCCGTATACTGTTAGGCAAGGCACCACATATTCCGATCCCGGCGCTACTGCCACTGATGACACCGATGGCGACATTACTTCAAAAATAGTTGTTATAAATAATGTAAATACTACCGATACGGGTTCGTACCAGGTTAAATATAATGTTGCCGACAATGCCGGTAATGCAGCCGAAGAAAAAGTAAGGACGGTAAAAGTGATTTTCATGTAA